CTAAAAGACATATTGATACCCCACATGCATCAATCCCCCCCACCATGAAATATCTTTATTGGCCAAAATTTTAAGCTCAAGTTCCACGCGATTATGCCCTAAGATACTAAAGGCAATTCCTGTGTTAGCCATCATGCCAAAAAAAGATGAGGTGTTGTTCCCTTGACTAACCACTCCCACCCCCACTCCTAATAAAAATCCCACAGAGAGATAACGCCTCACAAAGGGCAAGTTAGGATCGATCATCAAATCTGCATTAATAGTCGCGCTTTGATAACCAATAGTCCCAATATTGGATTGCTTAGGGATCGCCCCAATATATTGGATATAAATCCGACGACCGATGAAATTAGGCCGCATGGTTTTGGCAAAAAGAGAAGGTCGGAAAGTTTGATAACCAAACCGCGCCCCCACACTCCAAAGATATTCCATGTTTTTGCCCTCTAGGCTTCCCTCCTGCATGGCGTGCTTGATAGCGCTATTATAAAAAAACCCCGTACTCACCCCCAACAACAGCCCTGTTTTTTTCTCCGCGTCCTTGATGCTATCAATGAGTAGGGCGATTTCTTTATCCGTATACTCTCCATAGAATTTAATGTATTTATAATATTTGGGATCAAGAGTTTTATAATCAATACCCCATAGTGATGGTGTATAAAAAAAGATAAAAAAAGATGCCTGTAGCACCTTACGAATTTCCAAGACACACCCTAAATTTTTAGCCCTATCATAGCATTTTAAAGGTAAAATCTCTCAAAAAGTGCAGTCATGAAAAAAATCACCTTAGATTCTCTGTATCGTAAAAAGCACCCCAAAGAAGGCGCAAGCCCTTGCAAAATCAGCGCGATCACCGCTTATGATGCGCTCTTTGCAACTCTTTTTGATCCCTATATAGATTTGATTTTGGTAGGGGACAGCTTGAACATGAGTTTTAACCACATGCCAGATACCTTGAGTATAGGCATGGCAGAAATGCTTTACCACACTAAGGCGGTGTGCCGAGGCACTCAACGCGCCTTCGTGGTGGCAGATATGCCCTATGGGAGCTACACTAATGAAAAACAAGCCCTCAAAAATGCCTTAAAATTCTACCAACAAACCCGCGCAGATGCGATCAAGCTAGAGGGAGGGCAGGCGCGCGCACCTTTGATTAAACGATTGGTGCAAGAGGGATTAGCGGTGGTAGGCCATGTGGGACTCTTGCCCCAGAGTGTGCGCGGAGTGGGGGGCTATAAGATTGCAGGTAAGACAGAGAAGAGCGCGCAACAAGTCTTAGAGGATGCTTTAAGTGTGCAAGAGGCAGGGGCAAGCTTAGTGGTTTTAGAGGGTGTGGTCGCATCTGTAGCCACAAAAATCACTGCTCGCTTAGACATCCCCACCATAGGCATAGGGAGCGGGGCGGGGTGTGATGGACAGATTTTAGTCTTTAGTGATATGCTTGGACTATTCAAAGCATTTAAGCCTAAATTTGTGCGCTCGTATTTAGAGGGGGCGGCCTTGATTGAACAGGCGGTGCAAGACTATATTCGAGACATCCAAACGGGGCATTTTCCCTCTGAACAAGAGAGCTATTGATGTCAAGACTTGTGAGTGTGGAAGCCCTTAACTTAGAAGAGCAGGAACATTTAAGTCTGCGCCCTAGTTTATGGGAGGACTACATTGGACAAGAGCAAATTAAAAAGTTATTACAGGTTTCTATTAGCGCCACTCTTAAACGCCAAGACACCCTCGATCATGTGCTCTTTTTTGGTCCTCCGGGTTTGGGTAAAACCACTCTAAGCCACCTCATCGCCAAAGAACTTAATGCTAATATCAAAGTTACTACCGCCCCCATGATTGAAAAAACGGGCGATTTGGCCGCTCTTTTAACCAATCTCAACCCCAAAGACATTCTTTTTATTGATGAAATCCACCGCCTAAGTCCAGCGATTGAAGAGGTGCTTTACCCGGCGATGGAGGATTTTAGATTAGATATTATCATCGGCTCTAAAGCAGCCGCACAGACCATTAAGATCGATTTAGCCCCCTTTACACTCATAGGCGCGACCACGCGCGCGGGACTGCTTTCTAATCCTTTGCGCGAACGCTTTGGCATGCATTTTCGCATGCAATTTTATAGCATAGAAGAACTCGCTACAATTATCACGCGTGCCAGTGTGAAATTGCAAAAAGAGATAGAGGATGAGGCTAGTATAGAGATTGCCAAACGCTCAAGAGGCACGCCCCGCATTGCCTTAAGATTGCTGAGGCGCGTGCGCGACTTTGCCGATCACGCCAATGAATTGTGCATTTCTTTACAGACTACGCTTTTTGCCCTAGAGGAATTGGGCGTGAATGCGCATGGTTTTGATGCCCTAGACTTGCTCTATCTCAATCTCTTGGCCAATGCTAAAAACAAAGCCCTAGGGCTGAATACTATTGCCGCGAGTTTGCATGAAGATGAAAGCACGATTGAAGAGGTGATCGAGCCTTTTTTGCTAGCTAATGGGTACTTAGAACGCACGGCTAAGGGGCGTATCGCTACGCTTAAAACCTATGAAACCCTCAAGCTAACTTGCCCTAGATTGATCTAAAAATTAAAAAAATCGTAAGCATAGCATGCTATACTACGCTACTTGGTTTTTTGCTAAGTTTTTTGGGGCTGAACAGGATTTCGACAAGGGTTGCATAGCGTGGATTGCATGCCAAGTGTCTCTTGTAAAACGACACAAACAATAACCGTAAACAATCCTAATTACGCTCCCAACTACGCTAAAGCTGCGTAGCGAGCTGGAAGTTTGTGGGGTCGCTGGTGTCCTGCAGGCGTTCCATTACTTTTTGCCAGATGCCTTTAAAAAGTGCTCGCTTTTTAGAGTAAGATTTAGAGCTAGGGGTCTTTTAAAAGCTGGAGAGGTGGCTTAGAGAGAACCCGAATTTTTAACACTTCTCTAAGCATGTAGATGTCCACGGATGGATGTGATTTTTGGACTGGGGTTCGATTCCCCACAGCTCCACCATTTTTACAATGTTTTCCCCTTAGAAAGAGGATTGAATACACCAATGATTTTTAAGCAATATTTTTTAATACCTGTTGTGTGGATGCTAGGTATGGTGTCTTCGCTACTAGGTATTGATGTCCATGCGCTCTCCAAAGAAGAAGCCAAAAGCGTTGCTTTGGTGAGTAGTTTAGTAGTGATTAGCAATAAAATTTTAGAAGATGCCATCGATAATGGCCGCGATTATAGAATAGTCAAAAAGCTGGATGGTCTTTATCAGAAAATCAAAAATATTAAGAGTGTGATCGCTCCTAGTGAAAATCCCCCCGGAGGTCCTAAAAAAAAGGAGGGTTTTGAGATGGCGTTCAAAAAAGCTTTGGAACACCCAATTGACTTAGATAAAGCCCTCGATCTTGTGGATGCTCTACAAAAAGAGCTCAAAGACCCCAAATGGGACACCGATCTTGGTCCTTTGATCGCCCTACTTGAGCAACTTCAAAACTCTCTACACACTGCCATGGACCTCAAAGCCCAATGGCTCAACACCCGCAAGGCCAACTAAAGCCAGTTGTTAATATCCCCGCTATAGCGCACAGCTTTAGTGTCTGTGTTTTCTATTTTTTCTAAGCTAGCTTGGATATTAGGAGGCAGGGGATTTTCGTCCGAATAGCTAAAATGCATATGTGCGCTCAAGACTCCGGGGATGTTTTCAATCTCTTTATTAGCCCGCAATTCCTCCTGCACACTAGGGGCTTCAATCAAAGCAATAATCACTTGCTTTTCTCGATCAAAAGCCCCCACTTCCACATACTCTAAAGCTTCAATTGCTTTTAAGCTCTGCTCAAAACTCTCCAACTGAACCTTAACAATCACACTAGAAATATTCATGTTGTTTTCTCCACAAATAAAATAGATTGGCTAGGGCAACTTGGCGCGCACCTGCCGCACCCCGTGCATAAATTGTGCACGCGCGGGGCAAACATGCCTTGAAAAATGATCGCATTCTCAGGGCAAGCATCCTTGCATGTGAAACACACCACACCTTGATAACTCAGGCATGTTTGCGAATCGATGAGCGCCCATGTGTCTATGCGATTCTCTCTAGTGCCCTCTAACACTCCCGCGTGCTCCTGAGCACACACGCGCACACATTCCCGGCAAAATGTACACCCCCGCTCTTTAAAGTCCAAATAAGGGCGTGTAGCCTCTTTTTTGATAATGATATGCTCAGGACAGATCAAGGCGCACCCCCCGGCACAATCTAGGCAATCTTGCACTTTTTGAGAGTTAAAATAGGGTAGAGGGATAAGAAAAGGCTTGCGTTTCAGACCTTTAAAGATTTCCCTAAAAGGTTTTTTAGCATCCATGCTCAATACTCATTTCCAAACCCACCGGGCAGTGATCGCTCCCCAAAATATGAGCGTAAATACACGCGTCTTTAAGCTGGGATCGCAGGCCTTGAGAGGCTAAAAAATAATCAATGCGCCAACCAATATTGCGCGCCCTAGATTGATTCATATAGCTCCACCATGTGTAAACCTCTGTTTTATCGGGGTAAAAATGGCGATAAGTATCGATCAAGCCCAGTTGGAGTAATTGGCCAAAAGCGTTGCGCTCTGGATCACTAAAACCCGCGTTATAGCGATTACTCTGAGGATTAGTCAAATCGATTTCAGTATGAGCAACATTCAAATCGCCACATATTAAAACCTCTTTATGCGATGCTAGATTCTGTAAAAATTCCCTAAACACACTTTCCCACTGCAGGCGGTAAGGCAGGCGCAATAACCCTCTTTGAGAATTGGGCGTGTAAACATTAACCAAATAAAAGTATTCATATTCACATGTGATCACGCGCCCCTCTGTGTCGTGTTCCTCTAATCCCAAGCCATAGCGCACATCCAAAGGCGCGCTTTTGCTCAAGGTCAGCACCCCGCTATAGCCCTTCTTTTGCGCGCTATTCCAAAAAGCATGGTAATTTTCAAAGACAAAATCCGCCTGATCGGGTTGCATTTTGGTTTCTTGCACACAAAATATATCAGCCCCACTCTTCAGTAAAAAATCCTTAAAGCCCTTTTGCATGCACGCCCGCAAGCCATTCACATTCCAAGAAACTAAGCGCATAACCTCTCCTTTAGAAAAATCCACAGGATTATAACAATTTTAAGTTAAATTTTAGGGAAGTGTATAGTATAATTTCAGTTTATGGCTTGATAGCTCAGTCGGTAGAGCAGAAGACTGAAAATCTTCGTGTCGGTGGTTCGATTCCGCCTCAAGCCACCATCTAACGCACAAAATCCCAAAATAATTTTAGAATAGTCGCCCCCACCACACACAAAAACACCCTGCGGATAAACTTCACTTCTTTAGCCATCACCAAATTAGAGCCCACCCACGCCCCCAACATCTGCCCACAGCCCATTAAAAGCCCCACCACCCAAATCACCTGCCCCCCGATTAAAAACACGCTCAGGCTAATAATATTACTCGTGAAGTTAAAAACTTTAGTGTGTGCGGTGGCTTTTTTCATATTCAATCCCAAGAGCGCGACCATTACAAAAGTCCAAAACGAGCCCGTGCCCGGCCCAAAAAAGCCATCATAAAACCCTAGTCCCAACCCAAAAATGGCGTAAAAAAGGGTGGGTTTGATCTTAGGATGGCTATCGCCTTCGCCTACTTTGGGAGCTAGCAAGGTGTAAATAAAGATCAAGCTTAAGAAAATAGGAATGAGTAGGCGCAAAATGTCTGCTTTGAGCCATAAAATGAGGGTTGTGCCCAAGCCTGCGCCCACCACCACGCACCCCACCCCAAAGGCGATTTCTCTTAAAGAAACCATGCCTTTTAGACAAAAATTCAGCGTAGCCGTGAAACTCCCAAAACTGCTCTGAAGTTTATTAGTGGCTAGGGCTAAGTGGGGAGGAATCCCCAAAGCTAGCAGAGTTGGCATGGTAATCAACCCCCCACCCCCAGCAATGGAATCCACCAACCCCGCGCAAAAAGCCACCACAACTACAATCACATACACATACCATTCTAACTCCATCACACTCTCCCTAATAGACTCTTCGCCGATTATAACAAAGCTCTATTAGAGAGATTTAGTCCAAATCTAACTCACGCTCCTAAATCATTACTTAACTCACACAGCGTGCGGATATTTTGGTTGTGGCTATCATACACCCAATGCTTATCAAAGGCATGTTTTGCCCCTGAGTTGCCATTGACATCGAGTAAATAAAATCGGTTTTTATCTTGGCGTTTGTTTTGCATTTGCCTAGCAAGGTCGCCCATGTTGGTGTTGGTAAAGTAGCCATCTGAGATCACTAAAAGGTCTGCATTCTTATAGTTTTCCTTCTCCATCTGCTCTATGCCCTGCTTGATGGCTAAATCCACATTTTCCCAGCCATCCCTAAAACTAAAGGTTAAGAAGTTATTGAGTCTAGCCATCCAATCCCCACCGCTCAAATCTAGCGCGGTTGTCCCCTCGCTAAAATTAATCAAATAACACGCCCGTTTTTCTCTCTTGGCATGCACGGCTAAAAACAAAGTCAAAGCCTTAGCAATAAGCTCAGGATCACCACTCATCGACCCGCTGGTATCCACGCAGATAATGATCGGTCCTTTTTCCCCTTCTTTTTCTTGCTTCTTTTCTACTTCCACCTCCACTTCCTCTACACCCTCCAAATGGTGGTCTATATAGCCCTGCTTTTCAAAACAAAAGAGGCGTTTTTCTGTGAATTTCAGGTAAAACAACACCTCTAAATCGGGGTCATCGAGCAAGGCTAATTCTTGGGGGATTAAATTTTCTAAATCATTGCTCAAATGAATCCCGCAAATCTCCTCTTTATAATCTCTGGTAGGGTGGCGTTCTGTGTAAGAATAGCTTTTAAGCTCCTTGATCATCTCTTTAATCATTTCTTGTTGCATCTCTTTCATGCGCCCTAGTAAATCGCAAATTTGCATTAAGGCTTTGTTGTTTTGGATTTGGTTAAAGAGGGCTTTAATTTGGGCGAGATTTAGGCGTGTAGGGCTAGAGCCCACAGAAAACGCATGCCCTCTATGTTGGGTCTCTATATCCGTATCCAGCCCCTCTAAATTTTCTAACGCGCGTTTTTGTGCCTCTAAATCGCCTAAGCCCTCTAAATCTAGGGATTCTAGGGCTAGCCCCTTAGCGTCCATAAATAACCCACTTGTGCCAAAGAGTTCGGGGGCTTGTTTGGTCAGCTGTTTTGCCTGCCATAGGGCTTTAAACCATGCGCGCATGCGCTCTAAAAAATCCTGCTCCATTTTGGCTTGTGTGGCTTGTTTCCAGGCGTTGATTTTATTGTCTAAAATGCCCCGCCATTTATCTAAAATAAAGCGGTGTAAGGTAGCGCGATCGCTATCTTTATCTTTGGATTTTTCTAACGCTTTTTCTTGGGTGTCAATAAAACTCAAATCCTCTTGGGGGTTATGGGCATGAAACTGGGCGCGGGTATTTGCTACTAAATCTTTTTGTTCTAGGTGGGCGTGTTTGCGTTGGTAGTGGGCGAGACTCTCCTCAAAAAAAGGGTGGTTTTTTAAAGCCTCTTTAATTTGGCTGTCCTTTTCTTGGCAAGCTAGCTCAAATTGCGCGGCGATCTCAGGGTCTTGTAAGAGATCGTAGGTTTGGAGGTCGTTCATTTGGTGTTTTGGTAGTCTTGTTTCATTTTTTCGGCAAGCTCTAAGAGAGGGGGAATGCAGTTGTGAATAGGATCCTCCAAATTCTTCATAAAACTATCTGAACCATTGCCAATAGAAGTAACAATACTTTTAAAAATTGGATGATGTGGAATACTACCTAGTAAATGAGACGGGTAACGCAATGTTGCCAAAGTCTTTCGCAAGTCGCTCTCAGTCGTGTTGCCATTGCAATATGCTACTAAAGCTTTGGCAATATCTCTAATAGCTTTTTTAAACTCTTCGGTCTTGATCACTGCAACATCTTGAATGTCTCCATGTGTCCTAATGATATTGGTAATGTTTTTACGAAGTCCTTTGCTATCCTGCACCTCTGCGGGCTTGCTAGGCTCTGGCGGTTGTGGAGTTGGAGGGTTTTTATATACCTCCTCTAATTGTAAAGACAACACCTTAAACTCCTGCAATAATTCCTGTGTGCTCGCAAAGGCGATCTTTTGATCTTTAGAGGATAAAAACACATTCGCCTTTTGGCTCATCTCATGTAAGTTTCTCTCTAACTCGCTGGTATGGGCTTGTATCTCTGTGTGGGCGTGCTGGTAGGTTTTCTCAAATTCCTCTGTGCTCTTGTGGGCGCGCACCCACTCTAGGTATTTTAAGCTCTCTTGCGCCTTTTCCAAGTCCCTAGCCTTTGCATGGCTACTTTTGAGCACCTGCGCTAAAATCGCATTGACTAAGGGGATTTGCTCTAGGCTATCCCATAAACAATGTCTAAGCAAGGCAAGATCGGGGGTGGTAACTTGGGGTTGGTCGCTTAAAAGGGCAGCAACTTGCAAAAGCTGGGCGCATTGTTTGAAACGCCGATCAGAGGGGGTAGCAATCAAATTAGAATCGGACTCTGTAGTTTCTTGCTCCTCTTGTGTGGGCGCGCTCTCGCCTAAGAATTTTGCCACTAAGGCGGGGTTGTGTTTGAGTTGCTCTAAGGTCGCCTTGATGGTATGCAAACTCTCTAGGGCTTCTTGGCTAAAGGGGATTTGGGCGGCTTGTTGGTGGATACTTTCTAATTCCTCTAGGCTAAAGGCGTGTTGGCTAGAACTCCTGCCCTCTTGGCTGGTAATCAGTTTGAGAAAATTCTCTTTAGATTTTAAGGGCTCTACAAAGTAGCGCAAAAGCATGCGATCGTAAAGGGCTTCTAGCCCTTGATTGGTGGGAGGGAATTCATTGCTCGCGCACACAATGCCCTTTAGGGGGACTTTAATATCCGTGTCGCCCTCTTTGAAAAGCCTTTCGTTAATGATGGTTAGTAAGGTGTTTAAAATGGCGGGTGAGCTTTTCCAAATTTCATCTAAAAAGGCAAAGCTAGCGGTGGGTAAGTAACCTTTGGTGTTTCTCACTAAGCGGTTTTGCTTCAACTGCCCGATGTCAATTGGACCAAAAATATCTTCAGGGGTGGAAAAGCGGTGCATGAGCGCGCTAAAGAAGTCTTTAGGTTCGCCAAAGGCAAGGCTGACTTTTCTAGCGATCATGGATTTGGCTGTGCCGGGCGGTCCGTATAAGAAAATGGCTTTACCGGCAAACATGGCGAGCAACACCAAGCGCACGCACTCCTCACGCTCATATAAATCTTTTTCTAACTCGGCAATGAGATTTTTAACTCTGCTTTTGTAAGACATAAAGCCTCCTTGTAAAAGGGATATTATAGCGTAGCCTGTTGCGTATTTTAGGACTAAAGCGAGGCTACAGATTTAAGTTTGTTGTATTAGAATACCTTACTCCTTTCACTCCAAAACCACCTGTGGGGGAATATCACAACGCCCAAAATTGCCGGGCGTGATTATGTGATCTTGCCTCTATATAGCCCAAAAACCCACGCCGTGCCAGAACGAAGTGGCTTAAACCAATGGAACGCAGGGGGTAGAGCCAGGAAGTACGGCGAGGTGTATATCCCTGTGCCTGCACAAATCCATCAATTAGCCCCACATTTTTTCCCTCCCCGGGATACACCCTTTGATTTGAAAACTCCACTTGGACAGATTTTACAAGCAAAACTCTGCCAAGATAATAGTAAGGCACTTATGAGCAATCCTAATAATGCTTTAGCCAACTGGCTTTTAAAAACAGTCTTGAGGTTGCAAGAAGGGGAGCTTACCGCTTATGAAAAAATGCAAATTTTGGGTTTGGATTGTGTGGTCATAGAAAAAATTCAAGAGGGAGTTTATAGCATTGATATTCGACCGCTAGGCAGTTATGAGAAATTTATTCAAGATTGCATGGGCGTGGAGTTTGTTTGAATGCGCTTAGAGCTTTCCATACAAAAATAGCTTTACTCAAAGTTTGAGCTATCTAAAATAGGGATTCAATCTGTTATAATGCCAGCGGAGAGCGAGCATGGCTGGTGCGTGCCTTGGGCTTCAAACCCAAAGAGCGTTTAGGTGTCCTAAGCGTTGCAAAGTTCGATTCTTTGGCTCTCTTGCCCTTAAAGGATTATCATGCAGGAAATTTTTCTATGTTCTATCTCTAATGTCAGCAGTGGGGATTGTAGTGAGGATTGCGCTTACTGCACTCAAAGTTCGCACCATCAAGGTAAAATCCGCCGTTATAAGTTTAAAAAAATTGAAGAAGTGGTTGATGAGGCCAAAACTCTGCGGGGATTTGGCGCTTTAGGTTTTTGCCTTGTAACTTCTGGGCGGGGTTTGGATTCTAAAAAATGTGATTACATCGCTAGCTTGGGGCGCGCGATCAAAGAGGAAGTGCCCGATCTGCACCTGATTGCTTGTTGTGGGCGCGCCGATGTGGAGTCTTTAAAGTTTTTAAAAGAAAATGGCATTGACAGCTATAACCACAACCTAGAAACCTCGCAAAATTTCTTCCCTCAAATTTGTTCCACCCACCCGTGGGAGGAACGCTACCAAACTTGTGAAAATGTCCTAAAAGTGGGTCTAAGTCTGTGTAGTGGGGGGATTTTTGGCATGGGCGAGAGTTATCAAGATCGCATCGATATGTTGCGCGTCTTACAATCTCTGGCCCCAGCGACCACGCCCATTAATTTTTTCATTCCCAGCCCCTCCCTGCCTATCAAACAACCCATTATGAGCTCT
This portion of the Helicobacter felis ATCC 49179 genome encodes:
- a CDS encoding AAA family ATPase, with translation MSYKSRVKNLIAELEKDLYEREECVRLVLLAMFAGKAIFLYGPPGTAKSMIARKVSLAFGEPKDFFSALMHRFSTPEDIFGPIDIGQLKQNRLVRNTKGYLPTASFAFLDEIWKSSPAILNTLLTIINERLFKEGDTDIKVPLKGIVCASNEFPPTNQGLEALYDRMLLRYFVEPLKSKENFLKLITSQEGRSSSQHAFSLEELESIHQQAAQIPFSQEALESLHTIKATLEQLKHNPALVAKFLGESAPTQEEQETTESDSNLIATPSDRRFKQCAQLLQVAALLSDQPQVTTPDLALLRHCLWDSLEQIPLVNAILAQVLKSSHAKARDLEKAQESLKYLEWVRAHKSTEEFEKTYQHAHTEIQAHTSELERNLHEMSQKANVFLSSKDQKIAFASTQELLQEFKVLSLQLEEVYKNPPTPQPPEPSKPAEVQDSKGLRKNITNIIRTHGDIQDVAVIKTEEFKKAIRDIAKALVAYCNGNTTESDLRKTLATLRYPSHLLGSIPHHPIFKSIVTSIGNGSDSFMKNLEDPIHNCIPPLLELAEKMKQDYQNTK
- a CDS encoding phospholipase D-like domain-containing protein, with protein sequence MILPLYSPKTHAVPERSGLNQWNAGGRARKYGEVYIPVPAQIHQLAPHFFPPRDTPFDLKTPLGQILQAKLCQDNSKALMSNPNNALANWLLKTVLRLQEGELTAYEKMQILGLDCVVIEKIQEGVYSIDIRPLGSYEKFIQDCMGVEFV
- a CDS encoding 4Fe-4S binding protein, whose amino-acid sequence is MDAKKPFREIFKGLKRKPFLIPLPYFNSQKVQDCLDCAGGCALICPEHIIIKKEATRPYLDFKERGCTFCRECVRVCAQEHAGVLEGTRENRIDTWALIDSQTCLSYQGVVCFTCKDACPENAIIFQGMFAPRVHNLCTGCGRCAPSCPSQSILFVEKTT
- a CDS encoding exodeoxyribonuclease III, translating into MRLVSWNVNGLRACMQKGFKDFLLKSGADIFCVQETKMQPDQADFVFENYHAFWNSAQKKGYSGVLTLSKSAPLDVRYGLGLEEHDTEGRVITCEYEYFYLVNVYTPNSQRGLLRLPYRLQWESVFREFLQNLASHKEVLICGDLNVAHTEIDLTNPQSNRYNAGFSDPERNAFGQLLQLGLIDTYRHFYPDKTEVYTWWSYMNQSRARNIGWRIDYFLASQGLRSQLKDACIYAHILGSDHCPVGLEMSIEHGC
- a CDS encoding biotin synthase: MQEIFLCSISNVSSGDCSEDCAYCTQSSHHQGKIRRYKFKKIEEVVDEAKTLRGFGALGFCLVTSGRGLDSKKCDYIASLGRAIKEEVPDLHLIACCGRADVESLKFLKENGIDSYNHNLETSQNFFPQICSTHPWEERYQTCENVLKVGLSLCSGGIFGMGESYQDRIDMLRVLQSLAPATTPINFFIPSPSLPIKQPIMSSEEALECLVLAREFLPKARLMIAGGREVVFKDSQKEIFDCGVQAIVLGDYLTTKGDAPTKDLEMLKECGLQIATTCH
- a CDS encoding TSUP family transporter; the protein is MELEWYVYVIVVVVAFCAGLVDSIAGGGGLITMPTLLALGIPPHLALATNKLQSSFGSFTATLNFCLKGMVSLREIAFGVGCVVVGAGLGTTLILWLKADILRLLIPIFLSLIFIYTLLAPKVGEGDSHPKIKPTLFYAIFGLGLGFYDGFFGPGTGSFWTFVMVALLGLNMKKATAHTKVFNFTSNIISLSVFLIGGQVIWVVGLLMGCGQMLGAWVGSNLVMAKEVKFIRRVFLCVVGATILKLFWDFVR
- a CDS encoding vWA domain-containing protein, which translates into the protein MNDLQTYDLLQDPEIAAQFELACQEKDSQIKEALKNHPFFEESLAHYQRKHAHLEQKDLVANTRAQFHAHNPQEDLSFIDTQEKALEKSKDKDSDRATLHRFILDKWRGILDNKINAWKQATQAKMEQDFLERMRAWFKALWQAKQLTKQAPELFGTSGLFMDAKGLALESLDLEGLGDLEAQKRALENLEGLDTDIETQHRGHAFSVGSSPTRLNLAQIKALFNQIQNNKALMQICDLLGRMKEMQQEMIKEMIKELKSYSYTERHPTRDYKEEICGIHLSNDLENLIPQELALLDDPDLEVLFYLKFTEKRLFCFEKQGYIDHHLEGVEEVEVEVEKKQEKEGEKGPIIICVDTSGSMSGDPELIAKALTLFLAVHAKREKRACYLINFSEGTTALDLSGGDWMARLNNFLTFSFRDGWENVDLAIKQGIEQMEKENYKNADLLVISDGYFTNTNMGDLARQMQNKRQDKNRFYLLDVNGNSGAKHAFDKHWVYDSHNQNIRTLCELSNDLGA
- the ruvB gene encoding Holliday junction branch migration DNA helicase RuvB, whose translation is MSRLVSVEALNLEEQEHLSLRPSLWEDYIGQEQIKKLLQVSISATLKRQDTLDHVLFFGPPGLGKTTLSHLIAKELNANIKVTTAPMIEKTGDLAALLTNLNPKDILFIDEIHRLSPAIEEVLYPAMEDFRLDIIIGSKAAAQTIKIDLAPFTLIGATTRAGLLSNPLRERFGMHFRMQFYSIEELATIITRASVKLQKEIEDEASIEIAKRSRGTPRIALRLLRRVRDFADHANELCISLQTTLFALEELGVNAHGFDALDLLYLNLLANAKNKALGLNTIAASLHEDESTIEEVIEPFLLANGYLERTAKGRIATLKTYETLKLTCPRLI
- the panB gene encoding 3-methyl-2-oxobutanoate hydroxymethyltransferase — translated: MKKITLDSLYRKKHPKEGASPCKISAITAYDALFATLFDPYIDLILVGDSLNMSFNHMPDTLSIGMAEMLYHTKAVCRGTQRAFVVADMPYGSYTNEKQALKNALKFYQQTRADAIKLEGGQARAPLIKRLVQEGLAVVGHVGLLPQSVRGVGGYKIAGKTEKSAQQVLEDALSVQEAGASLVVLEGVVASVATKITARLDIPTIGIGSGAGCDGQILVFSDMLGLFKAFKPKFVRSYLEGAALIEQAVQDYIRDIQTGHFPSEQESY
- a CDS encoding chaperone NapD, translating into MNISSVIVKVQLESFEQSLKAIEALEYVEVGAFDREKQVIIALIEAPSVQEELRANKEIENIPGVLSAHMHFSYSDENPLPPNIQASLEKIENTDTKAVRYSGDINNWL